DNA from Strix aluco isolate bStrAlu1 chromosome 11, bStrAlu1.hap1, whole genome shotgun sequence:
AGGCTACAGCATTTCTCTTGACCTTGCTATTGATCTTGCAAGAAGAGGCAGTAATGAATGCAGAAGTGTCTGCTTGCAAGCACAGAGCTATGTGGTAGCAACTCTGTCCCTGGGAAGTGTACTGGTTTTCTCCTTCTAGTAAAAACACATGTTATTAAAACTTCAAGCAGCTGTGGTTTCTTTCTGCTGTATTTCATCTACTCTGGATAATCATCAGTCTGCGTGTTCAGAGGAAAGTGGTGTTCTTGGAGCATGACTCATCTGCTTTCAGTATCCAACAACTGCCTTCTCAATCAACCTCACTTTACCGATATAGTGTTACATTGGctgcttgaaaaataaatgccAAAACTTGTATAGTGATGCCTTTGCTGCGCTACTAGACAAAGAGGAAAATGAGGTTATGCAGAACAGCACCTGCATATGtcccaaaaccaaaaatagaaGAGATAATCCAATTCCCACACACCTCCATGCCTGTTAGACAGAAGACGTGAATAGTTTATATCCTGAGCTGTATTTTTAGAAGGTGCTGTGAGAAAGGAGTAGCTGGTTTTACTGGTTTTGGAGAAGAAGTGGTAGAGGTTGAATAAATGAGGGGGCAGGCTTTTAGATGAACAGATTTGAATTGTTACCTGGCAGTTTGCAGGAGCAAAATGGtgttttccccttcataaatacAAGAGGCAATTATTCTAGTATACAAGGAAGGGAGTCCACTCAGCGAGGAGTAACCATGTCCCCCACATGCCTGGAGGCAGATCTGCACTGCTGAAGTGCTGTACTGAGTAACCATGGCTTTAAAGCCTGAAGAAAATGCATggagctgttttaaaaaaaaaaaaaggcaagctggaTTAATGGTCAAAGTGTTCTAAAGCAATCGTCagaataactttttaaattttgtgcagTTTCTGGGCATGCAGTCCCTGTCAGATCCTCCTTTGCATGCTGGTGTAGCACCCAGCTCCCTGAGCTTGGCCTTTGGTTCCTGCCTGGGACGCTGCACACCCTCGTTCTGGGCACGCTGTGGTCAGTTTATGCATCTTTGGGTTTCTCTCAACCAGCAGTGGCTTTGGCCACCCTTGTTCAGAGTGTGTTTTCATTTTGGGCTCCTAGTTGCAAAATCTTATGTTCTATCTaaaaaagtcatgtttttaattttggcTCAGAAGTGAATATTTGCATGTGCATTTGTAGATGAACTTGTGAAATAACAATTTGTGCCACCAGCTACCTGGAACGAGTTTTTTATCAAACAGACGTGCTTTTCAAGGACTTTTCACTCTGCAATAGttcccaaaacaaaaaatttGGGGCGGTAAAGTAAATGCTGTTGCTGACTGGTTGTGGACCTAGGACATGCCATCTGATCTCTTAGTGCTTCCTCTTTCTCCAGTTATCTAGAAGTGAGAGGAATGCTTGTTCCATTTGCTAAAATACTTTGATATTTAGAGATGAGAAGTGCTATACAAGCTAATCCTGCTGCAACTCACCTCCGGCAGCGTGTTGAAGTTCTTCTTCCGGATCTCTCCGTACACCCTGTTGAATAGCTCCTGCAGGTAGTCGTTGATGAAATGAAAGGCATAGGCTGTTGCCAACTGGGGCAGCAATTTCTCTTGCTGAGTCTGGTAGTCAAGGATTTTTGCTTCTTGTTCCCTGTTGGAAGACAACTGATGAAGCAGGGAAAGTGCAGACACGGGCATAGCTACTGTTAGTTTACCTATTGCATAATGGAGAATGGCATTTTTCATGACCAAGAAGCAGTATGTGAACAGGACGGAGCTGATGTCATGACAGCAAAGCAGCCCAGCTTGCTAAGCTGTTAGAAAAACAAGCCcgataaggaaaaaaatgatttttctgctgtgttgGTGAACCAGCCTAACAGAGTAGAAAAGGCTCTGGGTGATCGGTCTGTACGGATGGGGGACAGGGGCTGCgggagaggatgaggatgaagcCTTCAAGAACAGCAAGTTGTTAGATGTTATAGGGGAGGTGGTGGCACTGTACCctgaaaaaatggatttttgtggCCCTGGGTGTAGATAggtttctctgaaaatatttgagtctaaattattttaagctttctgagcttttttttttttttttgggtgctCTTTACCGCTTTTGCTGTGGTTAGTACACTTAGGACTTCACATGATGGAACTGGTTATTACAATAGTTCAGCATGCTGTGCTCTTGTGTTCGGTTTGCGTTTGAACCAAACCACGTTCTCATTAGAATCTTCTTGCTTTTGAAAGGAGATCGAAGTGGGAACTGTTGAAATCCATTCAAATGAAAAGATCTGTTTAAAAATTACAGGGATTCTCACCAGACTAATAACATTCAGTCTTGTGAAGTGTGATATTGGAATTGTGGATGTTGGAAGGTGTTTTAATGTTGTGCCCACTAGTAGGATGCTATGGAATAAGAACCAGCAACTTGTCTGCTTTGTCTGGATTCCGCTGAGTTATGGGATTACAGGGGAAGGCCAGTTATAAGAAAAATAAGTTGCCTGTGTGAACTGCTGAGCTATTCAAACTTTGAAACTTATCTTGGAAAGAACTGTAAACATTCTCTTGTACTTTGACTGAAGCTCGTTAATGTAAATAACGGGGAAGCATGTTTGTAATTCCCTATCTGGGCCAGGAAATAAGCCAGTGATGTGCTGAAAGATAAGATGAAAAGTAGAAATCCAGACTGGTGCAGGGGAACATGGTGTACGGTCCCCTTCCCACCCCTGCGGACTTGTGTGGCATTACCCAGGCTTTAACTTGGACTGCCGGCGAACCACAGAGTATCGGATGGCAATGGTGCAAGCTTTCATTAGAGGTATTATAACTTCATCTGAAATGAGGGAAATGCGCACTGTAGTCATTGTGAAATAATTAATCTTCTGTGATCCCTGTCTTACGTAGGTGCCATCTGGTTGAACCTGGAGCAGAGAGAGGATGTTAGATGCCACCTTCTTCAATACTTCAGTACTAGGATGGTTGTGTAATCTCTATGCATAGAACAAAATGGCCATCGAAATCCTCCACTGAAtgcaaaactaaatatttttatgtatgaTGGATGAAACTTATCCATTTGAAGAGACAAACTCTTACTGCTTCTGGCTCAGATAGGTTCTGCCTGCCCCGTGATCCCCAACCTCTGAATGTGGAATTGCTGACGCCAAGTTTCATTTAGGATTCAGGTAACTTCTGCCCTTGATAAAACCACACAGACTAGCAGACACCTCAAAGGAAGGTTTTTGTCCTAAATTTGGGCAGGTCCCCGTCATCTCTCTGGCTATGCAGTGAGAGTCTGATGGGCGAGTCTGTGGTGTGAGTCCATACATACCTCGCAAAACTTGTTCAGCATGTTCTCTCTGGGGACACGCACGTTCTGCAGCATGAGGTAGCCATTGTCAACATTCTCAAAATTCATTTTGGGACCAATGTCTCCTGCAGTTATGCCTGCAGTGAGAGAAAACATAGCCTGCTTACTTCCACTTGAacttttttcctcccaatttTGTGTCAGGCTGGAGATCTCAAAGGAAACGCATGATCAGCTCTGCTTCTTCCCCAGCATGGGTGTTCTTGCCTGAGGGATGAGACAGGCATTCGAATGCCTTGTGGTAGTTTGTTTGATCTGTTACCTGTATTGACCAGGGTCAGAATTGAGTTGTTAATGCAGGGGTGGTCAGAGCAGCCCAGGCTTCTGGTTAAGAAAAGGCTTGGTCTGGATATGCCTGAGGATACATTAAatcttcctttaaataaaaaggttGGGGTTAATGATAACTATGTCTTGGGCATCTGTCTTAGTTTGGTTTTGGCAATTGTAACTCTCCCTGGGCCCAatgttttagaaaacatttaaggaaaaaataggCAGAGCACCTGCACAAGTGCTGCCACGTGTGGGGTCGTTTACCTGGGCAGAGCGAATGGTCCCGAAGGCTGCGTATCTGCACGATGAAGGGATGCACGCCGTAGCACTTCCCGTTGATGTACAGCTGAGCAAAGACCACTGTGTGGGTCGCTGACCTTCCCACTGCGAGAAGAAAAACCTTCCCTTAAGACAAGGTACAGTACAAACACTTCCACAGTTACCAGCAGTCAGTGCTGATGGTGTGTTAGGTCTCGCTAACATATAGGTCAGCGCAGGTGTGATCCACAGATCCTGGAAGCTGGGGATTGCCTAAATCTGTGCTCTGAGCCTGCTCTTGCCTCTCACAAGTTGCGTTATCTTTCTGCCTCTGTCGCTGCCCATGAGGCTTGGATGAACAGTTTGCATCAGCAGATGAGAAAAAATAAGTAGTTAAAGTTCATGCAGTGCTGAGGGAGTGGGAAGTGCTGTGACTGTTAGAGTAACTCcagttattttctgtgaaataccTTCCTGAAGGGAGTCATGAATTTCATACTTGAATCCTTTATGCTGAGACTGGCTGATAACTTGAATCCTTTATGCTGATGACCTCCCTGCAGGTTTTGGTCACCTGAGTATTATTTACAAAGAAGAGAAGATTGATTCCTGCAGAGGCAGGAGTTTCCCTGAGTGAAGTTCTCCAGCCCTGCCACCCAAGAGCTTTTGATAGATGATGGTGGCCCTCCTCTGGCCTTTGAACTTGTACAAAACCCTTTGGTCTCTTACTTGCCTCTCGGTATGTGCATCTCTTACTGAAGTCCTCTTCTAGCACCTGGGCCCTCAAACCCTGAGCTTGTGCAGGGCAGACAGAATAACTGAAGGAGGCAAGTGAGGAAAACCAAAGTATTTCGTGTGGTACTTACTGTCTCCAGGCCACCACTTCATGGCAGAAATCTTCGGTGTGTTCAGTATAAACTCCTGTGTAGTGATATCAAAGACTGCTGTTGTTTCCAAACCCTGAAGATaagttcctttttaaaaaaaaaaaaaaagaaatttatatcTCCAGGTATATTGCAAGGATGGAGAAAGCAGAGGATCCCTGGAGGCTGGTGTAGGTATCACCAGGGTTTTGTGGTTTACCCTCCTCACAAGACTCATGGGACGATGCTCCCAGTGACCCCACACCATGTCCTGCAAAGATCTTTTGAGCCTGGTTTATGGTGACAGCCATCAGCTTGGACAAGCTGCCTGGCTGATTTCTTCCACAGATGGTGACTGCCGACTTTCTAACCATGAGCTTTCACCTTCGCTCctgttattttttccacattgGCAAACGAAAAGCCAGCGCATCTCCAGCTTGCAGAGGAACACTGTGGACATCAACCTCTAACACACAGGTGACATTTTgccccacagccagccctgccccagtgaaGCATGGACAGCTTGAACTCAAATTGCCATGAGACTCTGGGCCAGAGCCTTTTGTCCTCTGGAGGCATTTTCTTTGCAGCCTTACCGTGCCCCAGTTCAGTCTGGGCGTAGCTTCCAATAAGCTTATGCTGGGTGGCAAGAGGAATCCATTTGGCAATCTGTTTGTCGGAGCCCAGCACCGAAATACTTCTTATGAAGATGCGGTGAAGGAGAAATGCGATGTCTCCTGACACTGCCCTGCAGAGATGGCACAAGGGGTATTTTTACACAGATGAAGTTCCAGGACTGTGATGAATGAGGCAGTGACACTGTGTTGCTCACCAGACAGTACCACCTGCTGCCTTTTGATTGCTGTGTTGTCATACCTTACCCAACGTCCAGTATCAACACAGTATTGCAGGAAGGGTGCTCTTCCAAGCTGCTTTTGTTACTTCTTTCATAACGTAGTTTGCCTAAGTATTGTTAGCTCATTATTTCACTTGCTCTTGGAGGAATTATCTGTTCTGAGTAGCACATTCTGAGCGCCAAAATACCCAGCCCGGCTCCAAGGCTCCTGTGACTCTGACAGCTTGTGAGCCCTTTGTATCTTTATTTTACTTCATAGGATTTTTTTAAGTCACATTTTAAGGCtgagctaaaaaaaccccaccaccctaCCCCAAAACCCTGGCACTTCACGTTAGACTGAATTACATATGTAGGCATCTGAGACCTGGATTTCTTGaacattcccattcccattctcGGCATGTTGGGTTTGTTTCTGTACTATTCCCTGAGTGTTTGCTGTCAGTCACTGTCAGTGAACAATACTGGGGTGCATGGAGATTTGGCCTGacttgagattatttttcttgtggCAAAATTCAAATACATCCTTGTAACAGCTGGTTTATTGTCTGATCAGGTCCTTTGCCATAACCAGCTGATAGGGCTGCATACATCCCAAAAAACACTATTCCAGTAGCTCTGTATGGGAACTTGGGTACAGTAATATTTGTGGTACAAATCAggaattcatttgttttttaCAAATCAGGAACTCatttggttttaagttttttctgtgtgtgagaaaTCCTGAGAAAATATGAGGAAGATAGTCCCCCTTCCTGGGATTCCTCAGAATACGGTTGAATCACCTCATGGATAAAAGTACATGTGCTCTCACATGTAAAAATAAGTGGCTCTGCTGTTCTCAGTAGCTTGTATGGCTGTTAGCATATTGCTTTACTGCAGTGCTCTAGTGAGCATCTCATTCTAGATACCTTTTATTGTTAACAAATGACTACGACCTTTCTTTTATACTGGCCCTGAGAGAGAATCAGTCAAGCTgaaaaagtggggggaaaaatatGAGCAAAGAAGCAAAAGGGAAATTGCTTTGATTAACAGGAAAAGACTTAATGAACCCTTGGCAGCCCATCCAGAAATAATATTACTTTAACTGCAGTTTAGGAAAGCTGGCTTTTAAATGTGTGCAAGGGATTCAGTGTGGCTGGCACCAGGAGGCACCAGGACTTTGTCAGTAAGAGCTTGGCGCTCACTTGGTGTTTGATCAGAGGAGAGCTGTCCTGTGAGGCAGACGGTGCTCTTCATCCCGCAAAATGGGCTAGCACAGGGCTGGCCCTGCCGAAGCCCTTGGTGTCAGGGAGCTTGATAAAAAGCAAGCCCAGGTGGGAGAGATGGTTGAGTTTTATCaggtttttaaaatcttcaggattatttttttcttccgaGGGAGGAGTGGAGACCTGCTTTTTATTGGGAATATAATATTCAGGTCCAAGAGCTCTTGATGGAGGATTTCCCCCTTGATCCGTCCCACTCACTGTAGGTGGTGAAGAGCTTAGCATAAAAAACTATAATCTTTCACATGATGAAATATGGGAAAGTGACTTTGAGCATCAGCGGTGGTTTGTAAAGTGCAGGCATTGCCCTTTTGAATGCCACTTTTGAACTTGCACCTTCTTACTGGGTATGTAACCCCACCAAATCGACAGTGTGCGCCGGGCAACAGCACACCACAAGCAATTAAAATGTGGAGCTCAATGCCATGCAGTgttaagaaaatgcttttaaggaaagaattgtgagaaatattttattccatttacCTACAAACTAAGGTTGTGagttttttggtgtggtgttttggttttttttttttaatacaatatgtTTTTTCTAGATAGACAAAATGTCATCTTTAATTTATCTGGAAGTCAGTAATGTAATTGAAACAGCACCACTTCAAATTCTGGCTCTATGTTTAAAAATGACTGAGGAGTGGTATGCAAGCTGTAGCACAGGTAAGGAGCTTGCTGAAGTGGATATATCGCATCAAGGATGTGAACTGCTGTGATCTATCACACTGTACCCATGTGCTACTCTTTGAGAAGCTCCCTGCCGTCCATcatcattttcccttttcccGAGCATGCTGCTAAAGTAAAAACCGGTGGCACGTTTGTATCAAAACCTTATCTGTCAACTGTTGGCCTCTCCCAGCCTTTGCTAAAGCCGATTCTTGTTGGCATAcaaaacttttaacaaaaaattaGTTgtacatttacaaaaataaataaaaatcacctgTAAATGTACTTAAATTCAGGTCCACTCTCAGTCCATCCCATCTCGTGCATCTTTTTCTGGAGGTGAACAGCTTTTCTGACTGCTGCTTCGTACCTCTCATTCTGGCTCTGGAAATACTGATTTTCTCTGCTAAATACAGGGTCGCGTTCGATAGCTTCGACTGCAAAGCAACACAGAAGAGTTGGTTCTCCTGGGACTGGGGAGGTGTGGGCAGCGCCTCAAGCCCTGCTTGGGAGGAGCAGGGGTCATGGATACTGATGTTGTGACTTTTTAGGGTGACTGCAGGCACCTTTTATTTTGCCAGTGTTAGCTCTGATGGCTGTCACACCTAACTCTGAAGAGCAGGGGgtttggggaaggaggagggcaggggaACCGAGCAGGTCTGAGAGGCGTCAGTTGAATGGAAATAGTGACCCTGCTGGGTAAGGCACTGTCCTGGTCAGGGTGTTGGAGGTGACTTTGTGCCTCAGGCAGAAAATGCTATGGATCCCAGTGTCTCTAATTGCTGTTCCCACATGTGATGGCAGCAAGAGCTGTGCTTAGCCGGATTTTGCCCAGAGGGGTGACTAAcggctggagctgctgggtgtCCTGCTTGACACCAGCCCTTCGCAGCGTTGGGGAGCAACTCTTGGGCTCACTCTTTCTGTGTCAGCCTGAACACTCTCGCTGCTCCCTTTTTGCCTTGAAACCTTGAGTCCATTCACGTTTAAGGTTGTACTGAACTCCAGCTGCACTGTGAAGCATGTGATCCCAGTGGCCTGTGCTGTTTTCATCTGACAAGGGTATAATATGGATGTAGttacagagacaaaaaaagatttattttttttttctctgttccttctgaGCACACAGTCATGGCACACCCATCAGGAGTGAGAGCAGCTCAGCCCTGGCTGAGCCAACCCACGCAAGGAATTCACCACCTGGATGAGCCTGATGTGCCGAGGAGGGTCACTGGGACTGTGGTTCACGCGTGGCGTGCATCACTGCGCAGCAGTGCATCCCCCTCGCACAGAGATGCTCACCTGTGTGACCCTCAGACCTTTTATTCCAGTTTAACCGGTCTTGCCAGAGATACCAGGGATGGgagcaggaaaggggaaaagcttTCAGACAGCGGGAGGGGACTGCAGAGGAGTCGTGTTGATTTACAGTCACAGGGGACTCAATCTCCATGCTCCCACTTTTTTAAGAGACTGGCAATAAGCAAATACCCAGGAGTACAAAACCCACCGTGCTGCAAAGGAGAGGCAGAAACAGCAGGGATGTAGGCATGCTCTGTACCCACCCGCAGCCAGGGGCCTCCCACTCACCCACTGCCCGCCGTCTCTGAGTGTGCTCCTCGCCGCCATCCAGCCAGACTGTGAGTTTTTCCACGCTGAAGGAGGCTGTTTGCCTCTCACTGGCGAGGTCAGGATTCACGCTGCCAAGGACTGAGCCCTGCGAGTACTTGCTGGGCTCAGGCAGAGCCATCCTGGAAGCTGAGCTCCTCTGGGAAGGGATGGGGCTTGTTGGGGACTGGCACCCCTTCAGTGGGTGGTTGATATGAAGGTGTTGGGTGCAGAGAGGAGAGGTTTCAGTAGGTTGGCCAAGATATTGTACCTGCACAGGGGTTGCATGGATATTTAGGCACTGTCTTGTCCTCATTGCAATGACATGGACAATGAGAATTTAGGGCATGTTTAAGAGCTCAAAATGCAGGGTTTATGAtacttttttaaacataaaatctttttctttcaccaGTCTGTCCCCAATATTTTATGAGAAGTTACTGCTGCAATATCCCACAACTATGTGTTAATGCTTAAGAAAGTTTCTGGCCCTGGCCTGTTCCCCACCCTGATGGTgggtgctgccgctgctgcccagcccaCAGGTGCCTGCTCCGAGGCTGCCGGATCTGAGCTGGCAGGcgctggcagctctgcctgcgCTGCCTCCGTCCTGCTTCCCATGGGGCTCAGCTTTACATTAACTCCTAACCTTGTAATTCCTGTGTTAGCAGGATTTGTCACAggatactaattaaaaaaaaaaaaaaagcgtggggtgtggaaaataaagcagattttctCTTGAAGAGGCTGCCTGCCTTTCTGAACTGTTTTATAAGACATTGAAAGTCTGGAAACTCTTACTAATATGTTCTTAATCCCTGCTTTTCTGATATTCAGACCTTTAATTCAAGGTGTCTTATTGTCCTGGGAGGGAGAAAAGCCTGAAAGCAGCGTGCTAAGTACACAAGACTGGAGTAACCCAGACCTCAGCCGTCCCAGGCAGCACTGGGTTTGGCGCTGGAGCACCGGGACGGCTCAGCCGCCAGCTGCCTCTTCCGTGAAGCTGCGTAAGAAAAATCTGTGTGTCCGTCCGCTACGTGCAAACGCAAAAACCCCACGTACCTTGTCTCACGCGTCCTTCGGGGAGCCGTGCTGCCTACCTGCCTGGGCCGTGGCTCCTGGCGTCCCCACTGTAGGGACTTTGTCCCCAGGGCCAACGGAGGTCAACCCGTCCCGTGGATGTTTCTGCGTGTGCGCGGCGGCGGCGTGCCGGAGCTGACCTCTGCAGGCAGCGGCCTGTGCTCCTGCTAGGCGTAAAATCCCACAGTTCCCAGTGCCGAAAGGGCTGGAGCCTCTgcgtttaaaaaaaatatgccatttttCTGATTTCACTTCAAGCTGTTTGTGTGTTGGAGGCTGCACTTCCTGCTCTGTCACCAAAGTGACACATTGCTCTTCTCccaatgtttttaatttttttttttttttttgtaatctgcTCAGAAGGGAGGAGAGCACCCCTTGGGCTCTCGCTGCTCCTCTCCTGTGGATTTGACTTGCTCAAGGTTTTCCCAGATCAGTTATGGCCCTTCCCTCAGCCCTTGCTGCAGTTTGGGGTGCAAGCCAGGAGACCAGGGATGTGCCTCGCAGGCTGGGTCATGCCGGGAGGCAGAGGGAGGTTGCCACGGGGTGTGTGCTGCCTTCATCTCCAGCAATCTTGAGTCTGTCCCACTGTGTTCCATGTGAGGAACTGTCATAATATGAACGACTGCCTTTGGCATCTGTGTGTGAAAGGAAGTGTGTGATTAGTGTAAGCAGTCTTGGGGCAGAGCCCATCAAAACATCCCTGGCTGGAGCTGTGAAAGGTTGATAAAGCATTTTACAAAGGCCTGCCTGAGTCTTCTGGTCTTGTGTTCCACCAAAGGCCACGCTCTTCAGTGGAGACGCTTATGTTTGCGTTGCTTGTGCCAGGAAATGAAGTACACAACCCACCATGGCAGGATAACAAGTgaggtattattattattataagcaGCAACAAGGTGGGAAGATGTTTTGGAAACCTGACCTGAAGAACAGGTTTAGTCAATGAGCCCTCATCCCTAACGATGAGCTAACTGCCCACACCACTGCTGCAGGGTGTGGAGGGTCGGAAAGCTGTGTAGCTCCCAGTGTGGCAACCCCAGCAGGTATCTGGAGTCAGAGAAATGCATCCAAGTACCACCTCTGCCTTGTTCTGAGCGGGAAGTTGGTGTCTCTGCCATTAAGGATACTGCTAATGAGACAGAGAAgtccttttcatttgctttgctgcATTCAGTTTTAGTCCTGGCTCTCCGGGAGCATCGTGTGTGTGACCCACATGTATGAAGCATCCTCTTTTTCTTATCTATTTAATCTCTGGTCTTTGGTTGCTgctaaacactttaaaaatgtttaaaaatcatgacGTGAGCTCGCTAGTGCAAGGATTAcctttcagttcaaaactgagtttttaaattaaatcaaaggGCAACGTGTTTCCTTGGCTTTGTGGGTCTTACCCTGCCAGGCAGGTGGGCATCTGTGGCCACTTAGAAATCAAACATGGGAAGTTTCAGTGCACAAAGCCTGATTCCACACTTTTTGTGCCCTTAAACTTTCAGCAAATTATGATGACGTGTAGGGATAAGCAATGGATGCAGCACTGGGTGGGGATGATGAAAAAAAGCTCATTGATGAGTAAGTTAACACAGCACTAACAAAGGAGTTGCTGTCAGACTTCACTGATTTTTATGTTCTTTGAGTTTATTTGGCTATTGTCTGCTTGTATCCTCGGAGCTTTTTCAGTTCCTtgtggaaaagaacaaaatatacaATTATCATTTAGTTTATTTCTTCAGAAGCGTCCAGATTAAATAGTGT
Protein-coding regions in this window:
- the ACOX2 gene encoding peroxisomal acyl-coenzyme A oxidase 2 isoform X1 — protein: MRTRQCLNIHATPVQVQYLGQPTETSPLCTQHLHINHPLKGCQSPTSPIPSQRSSASRMALPEPSKYSQGSVLGSVNPDLASERQTASFSVEKLTVWLDGGEEHTQRRRAVVEAIERDPVFSRENQYFQSQNERYEAAVRKAVHLQKKMHEMGWTESGPEFKYIYRAVSGDIAFLLHRIFIRSISVLGSDKQIAKWIPLATQHKLIGSYAQTELGHGTYLQGLETTAVFDITTQEFILNTPKISAMKWWPGDMGRSATHTVVFAQLYINGKCYGVHPFIVQIRSLRDHSLCPGITAGDIGPKMNFENVDNGYLMLQNVRVPRENMLNKFCEVQPDGTYVRQGSQKINYFTMTTVRISLISDEVIIPLMKACTIAIRYSVVRRQSKLKPGEQEAKILDYQTQQEKLLPQLATAYAFHFINDYLQELFNRVYGEIRKKNFNTLPELHAFSSGFKAMVTQYSTSAVQICLQACGGHGYSSLSGLPSLYTRIIASCIYEGENTILLLQTARFLIKCFRAASAGQTVPPSVTYLAAVKPGKCPAKNKLEFLSPDIYTEAYQHMAARLVSSTAAKLQDLIQSGVKKHDAWNQCTVQLAQAAKAHCHYITVKNFAETVEKLKTEAGIQKIMKHLCDLFALHGIFSNAGVFLHDGYVSGAQMDMITASYLDLLAVIRKDAVPLVDAFDFTDKSLNSALGSYDGQVYQRLYEWAQKSPTNKQMSPAYERYLKPLLHNTQSKL
- the ACOX2 gene encoding peroxisomal acyl-coenzyme A oxidase 2 isoform X3 yields the protein MRTRQCLNIHATPVQVQYLGQPTETSPLCTQHLHINHPLKGCQSPTSPIPSQRSSASRMALPEPSKYSQGSVLGSVNPDLASERQTASFSVEKLTVWLDGGEEHTQRRRAVVGRSATHTVVFAQLYINGKCYGVHPFIVQIRSLRDHSLCPGITAGDIGPKMNFENVDNGYLMLQNVRVPRENMLNKFCEVQPDGTYVRQGSQKINYFTMTTVRISLISDEVIIPLMKACTIAIRYSVVRRQSKLKPGEQEAKILDYQTQQEKLLPQLATAYAFHFINDYLQELFNRVYGEIRKKNFNTLPELHAFSSGFKAMVTQYSTSAVQICLQACGGHGYSSLSGLPSLYTRIIASCIYEGENTILLLQTARFLIKCFRAASAGQTVPPSVTYLAAVKPGKCPAKNKLEFLSPDIYTEAYQHMAARLVSSTAAKLQDLIQSGVKKHDAWNQCTVQLAQAAKAHCHYITVKNFAETVEKLKTEAGIQKIMKHLCDLFALHGIFSNAGVFLHDGYVSGAQMDMITASYLDLLAVIRKDAVPLVDAFDFTDKSLNSALGSYDGQVYQRLYEWAQKSPTNKQMSPAYERYLKPLLHNTQSKL
- the ACOX2 gene encoding peroxisomal acyl-coenzyme A oxidase 2 isoform X2, whose product is MALPEPSKYSQGSVLGSVNPDLASERQTASFSVEKLTVWLDGGEEHTQRRRAVVEAIERDPVFSRENQYFQSQNERYEAAVRKAVHLQKKMHEMGWTESGPEFKYIYRAVSGDIAFLLHRIFIRSISVLGSDKQIAKWIPLATQHKLIGSYAQTELGHGTYLQGLETTAVFDITTQEFILNTPKISAMKWWPGDMGRSATHTVVFAQLYINGKCYGVHPFIVQIRSLRDHSLCPGITAGDIGPKMNFENVDNGYLMLQNVRVPRENMLNKFCEVQPDGTYVRQGSQKINYFTMTTVRISLISDEVIIPLMKACTIAIRYSVVRRQSKLKPGEQEAKILDYQTQQEKLLPQLATAYAFHFINDYLQELFNRVYGEIRKKNFNTLPELHAFSSGFKAMVTQYSTSAVQICLQACGGHGYSSLSGLPSLYTRIIASCIYEGENTILLLQTARFLIKCFRAASAGQTVPPSVTYLAAVKPGKCPAKNKLEFLSPDIYTEAYQHMAARLVSSTAAKLQDLIQSGVKKHDAWNQCTVQLAQAAKAHCHYITVKNFAETVEKLKTEAGIQKIMKHLCDLFALHGIFSNAGVFLHDGYVSGAQMDMITASYLDLLAVIRKDAVPLVDAFDFTDKSLNSALGSYDGQVYQRLYEWAQKSPTNKQMSPAYERYLKPLLHNTQSKL